A window of the Desulfobacula toluolica Tol2 genome harbors these coding sequences:
- a CDS encoding PEP-CTERM/exosortase system-associated acyltransferase, translating into MINKNNNLRYGKFRFGLVEHKNVLEDTFRMRYEVYVREFGFEKATDHPGGLETDDYENDSIHFACLNENDSVVGTIRLVLDSDKGFPIEHAVKTSFVGEKPDRSKIGEISRLTVSKDLRRRKEDGMYGVEAYLKKKEGGVLPDDGSIPAEMQGRKNPIIVLGLYQVMYHESRRRSITHWYMITEKKIFYALKKYGFLFHRIGESVQYHGERIPYLGIIDEIEKNLIKNDPDMLNIMLAGLEKQYHPSLKIDQAKNE; encoded by the coding sequence ATGATTAACAAAAACAACAATCTCCGTTATGGAAAATTCAGATTTGGATTGGTTGAACATAAAAATGTACTGGAAGATACTTTTCGAATGCGTTATGAAGTCTATGTCCGGGAATTTGGTTTTGAAAAAGCAACCGATCATCCCGGCGGACTTGAAACAGACGATTATGAAAATGATTCGATCCATTTTGCCTGCCTGAATGAAAATGATTCAGTGGTTGGAACCATAAGGCTGGTATTGGATTCAGATAAAGGCTTTCCCATTGAACATGCCGTCAAAACAAGCTTTGTCGGTGAAAAACCTGACAGATCAAAAATTGGTGAAATTTCAAGACTGACTGTGAGTAAGGATCTTAGACGAAGAAAAGAAGACGGGATGTATGGCGTGGAAGCCTATCTCAAAAAAAAAGAAGGAGGGGTGTTGCCTGATGACGGCTCCATTCCCGCTGAAATGCAGGGAAGAAAAAATCCCATTATTGTACTGGGACTCTACCAGGTCATGTACCATGAAAGCCGAAGACGCAGTATAACCCACTGGTACATGATCACAGAAAAAAAAATATTTTACGCCCTGAAAAAATACGGGTTTCTATTTCACCGGATCGGAGAGTCCGTGCAATATCATGGTGAAAGAATTCCCTATCTTGGGATTATTGATGAAATTGAAAAAAATTTGATTAAAAATGATCCGGATATGCTTAACATCATGCTGGCAGGACTTGAAAAACAATATCATCCGTCCCTTAAAATTGATCAGGCTAAAAATGAATAA
- a CDS encoding ABC transporter ATP-binding protein, whose protein sequence is MIRLKNISLTLPDFTLEEINLHIKKNDFFALIGPTGSGKSLLLEGMIGLIPFSSGNLLLENHDSTTMAVEKRNLAIVYQDFALFPHLDVTQNIFYGVSYHKIPRQTAQKRFDALVCTLGLEKITRRRPQNLSGGEKQRVALARSLILNPRVLLLDEPLSALDPVFHEEAKQLLKKIHADLEITIIMVSHNFSDVLYLANRGAIIKNGRIMQQGEIVTIFERPNSKFTASFVGMKNINPISKLNGEIILKDKNIKITPAHKPGNTDKYMGIRPEDISLNTFDSNNFKNCFEGQIKRITSNGVFLNIYIQTQNFEFEAIWPRSYIRDHDLDIGKRVRFGFHPESVHTF, encoded by the coding sequence ATGATCCGTCTAAAAAACATCAGCCTGACCTTGCCTGACTTCACATTGGAGGAAATAAACCTTCATATAAAAAAGAATGACTTTTTTGCATTGATCGGTCCCACAGGCTCTGGAAAGTCTTTGCTGCTTGAGGGAATGATTGGGCTTATCCCGTTTTCAAGCGGGAATCTATTGCTTGAAAACCATGACAGCACAACCATGGCTGTTGAAAAACGAAACCTTGCCATTGTTTACCAGGATTTTGCATTGTTTCCCCACCTGGATGTGACACAAAATATATTTTATGGTGTGTCCTATCACAAAATCCCCAGGCAGACCGCCCAAAAAAGGTTTGATGCCCTTGTCTGCACACTGGGACTGGAAAAAATAACCAGGCGTCGTCCGCAAAATTTGAGCGGTGGTGAAAAACAGCGGGTTGCCCTTGCTCGATCTCTGATTTTAAATCCCAGGGTGCTGCTTTTAGATGAACCCTTATCTGCGTTGGACCCGGTATTTCACGAAGAGGCCAAACAACTGTTAAAAAAAATCCACGCTGACCTGGAGATCACCATCATAATGGTATCCCATAATTTTTCAGATGTGCTGTATCTTGCCAACAGGGGCGCAATCATAAAAAACGGCCGAATCATGCAGCAAGGCGAAATCGTAACCATATTTGAAAGACCTAATTCAAAATTTACAGCTTCTTTTGTCGGAATGAAAAATATCAATCCCATCAGTAAACTAAACGGCGAAATAATTTTAAAAGACAAGAACATTAAAATAACACCTGCCCACAAACCCGGTAACACGGATAAATATATGGGCATTAGACCCGAAGACATTTCTTTAAACACCTTTGATTCAAACAATTTTAAAAACTGCTTTGAGGGACAAATTAAAAGAATAACAAGTAATGGTGTTTTTTTAAATATTTATATTCAAACTCAAAATTTTGAGTTTGAAGCAATTTGGCCGCGAAGCTATATTCGGGATCATGACCTGGATATTGGCAAACGCGTCAGGTTTGGATTTCACCCCGAATCCGTCCATACCTTTTGA
- a CDS encoding DUF1302 family protein: protein MLKISKNTIILTPFIFLGVLSIFLPTEIHAQPSNKTIQPSFDITAQNETLEESIFDETEDIKHKKTELNFSGSLILRPSIDMDHDKTNENKTSFKNKIILEANYKKKFVISGISDYLFFGSQNETDDYDINFYELYFKHRINYFNISVGKQIKRWGKTDQISPIDTLNPENTTEFIIPSYDERKIPVWMADVVFKKNIFFIECVLIPFFEPSKFNYFGTDWATFSHLKEDIKDSSLPSTLKSYFDSIKINETEPNDNVDSFEYALRVGGTIQQLDFGFTYHHAFEDLPCFKSFPVKNLSLENPNSIQSLLSNPGNLTLTNEKIEATYLRSNIFDFEFETIVSDLGIRGEAVWKDNESFLTRSFTSLRNPTFFWIIGADYTSSNNWYFNLQFAHQHISNYDASTLFFDRDTYSLIGEINKDLFSDWLNAVVQYTIILNDGSYYVSPRLVSTHIKNLEVTLGLNLFEGSDNSILGRYDVNDQVFIDLKYYF from the coding sequence ATGCTTAAAATTTCAAAAAATACCATTATATTAACACCCTTTATTTTTTTAGGGGTACTTTCTATCTTTCTTCCTACAGAAATCCATGCACAACCTTCAAACAAAACCATACAGCCTTCATTTGATATAACCGCCCAAAACGAAACTCTGGAAGAATCGATCTTTGATGAAACTGAAGACATAAAACATAAAAAAACGGAATTGAATTTTTCCGGTTCTCTTATTTTGCGGCCATCCATTGATATGGATCATGATAAAACAAATGAAAACAAAACCAGTTTTAAAAACAAAATTATTCTTGAAGCCAACTACAAGAAAAAATTTGTCATATCCGGGATTTCAGATTATCTGTTTTTTGGGAGTCAAAATGAAACAGATGATTATGATATAAATTTTTATGAATTATATTTTAAGCATCGTATAAATTATTTTAATATCTCCGTAGGAAAACAGATTAAACGATGGGGCAAGACTGACCAGATTAGTCCAATAGACACATTAAATCCTGAAAATACAACTGAATTTATTATCCCGTCCTATGACGAAAGAAAAATCCCTGTCTGGATGGCTGATGTTGTGTTCAAGAAGAATATTTTTTTTATTGAATGCGTATTAATCCCATTTTTCGAACCATCAAAATTCAACTATTTTGGAACTGACTGGGCAACCTTTTCCCATTTAAAAGAGGATATTAAAGATTCATCTCTTCCCTCCACCCTGAAATCCTATTTTGATTCTATAAAAATTAACGAAACCGAACCAAATGATAACGTGGACAGTTTTGAATATGCCCTGAGAGTGGGAGGAACGATTCAGCAATTGGATTTTGGATTTACCTATCACCATGCATTTGAGGATTTACCCTGTTTTAAAAGTTTTCCGGTTAAGAACCTGTCCCTGGAAAATCCAAATTCCATTCAAAGCCTGCTATCAAACCCGGGAAATCTAACATTAACAAATGAAAAAATTGAAGCCACATACCTGCGAAGCAATATTTTCGATTTTGAATTTGAAACCATAGTATCTGATCTGGGGATCAGGGGTGAGGCCGTGTGGAAGGACAATGAATCATTCCTGACCCGTTCATTTACTTCGCTCAGGAATCCTACATTTTTCTGGATTATCGGGGCAGATTATACCAGTTCAAATAATTGGTATTTCAACCTTCAATTCGCTCACCAACACATTTCAAATTATGATGCCTCCACTTTATTTTTCGATAGAGACACTTATTCACTTATTGGAGAGATCAACAAAGATCTGTTTTCCGACTGGTTAAACGCTGTTGTTCAATATACCATCATATTAAACGACGGTTCTTATTATGTATCCCCCCGATTGGTTTCCACTCATATTAAAAACCTGGAAGTGACCTTGGGTTTGAATCTGTTTGAAGGTTCTGACAACAGTATATTAGGTCGCTACGATGTAAACGATCAGGTTTTTATTGATTTGAAATATTATTTCTGA
- a CDS encoding ThiF family adenylyltransferase, with product MEPDSMFETLENYGITNKEEYISQAFARNIGLLTLKEQKKLSHAKIAIPGMGGVGGIHLITMARTGVGKFHIADFDVYEPVNINRQFGARVPDFGRPKIEVMKEQALSINPYLEISLFKDGINESNMDRFLDGVEVVIDGLDFFKFDIRRLLFNKAAEKGIYVITAGPMGFSSAMLVFSPDGMGFDEYFNIRDGLKDKDKYLSFAIGLSPKPTHIRYMNLKKVDLESKAGPSLNIACQICSGMAATESLKIILKKGTIKPVPYYVQYDPYLQKLRKGRLFMGNKNPLQIIKMFIIKNILEKNKKFMPPKIDIPPIPENFNNGIPEDILKYIITVGIWAPSADNCQPWKFVWDGNVLSLLKDPEKCGFFYDVNQESTYLTFGALMENISIAASHFGLKTQIELFPAGYDSDIIIDLKFVVERIREDPLFSCVLSRCVNREPYAKKEIDQKIFTALKELVAQTSEAELIWIDNAKDKKILQKIVFDADRVLFEEERLHNGLFQWLNLSKGHKKDGMNLDVLGLNYIQQLIFPLMSDWKKMQFMNKFGASRMAALNSVRLLKSSPAYGLIAIKKRKPETYVAGGRIMERFWIKANSLGLSLQPMAGFVFLLNHLAADGAHQFRSDHQQWIQTFQNSLNQIKGINKGLHYLMFFRMGTCDKNSRRTQRESPLLSITK from the coding sequence ATGGAACCTGATTCCATGTTTGAAACACTTGAAAATTATGGGATTACAAACAAGGAAGAATATATTTCCCAGGCATTTGCCAGAAATATCGGCCTGTTAACCCTGAAAGAACAAAAAAAGCTTTCCCATGCTAAAATTGCAATCCCCGGCATGGGCGGAGTAGGGGGAATTCATCTGATCACTATGGCCAGGACAGGGGTCGGCAAATTTCATATTGCAGATTTTGATGTGTATGAGCCTGTTAATATCAATCGTCAGTTTGGCGCCAGGGTACCGGATTTTGGAAGACCTAAAATAGAAGTGATGAAAGAACAGGCCCTTTCCATTAACCCCTATCTTGAGATTTCTCTTTTCAAGGATGGGATAAATGAATCAAATATGGATCGATTCCTTGACGGGGTGGAAGTTGTCATAGACGGACTTGATTTTTTTAAATTTGATATCAGAAGACTGCTTTTTAATAAGGCCGCTGAAAAAGGGATTTATGTCATTACAGCCGGTCCCATGGGTTTCAGTTCTGCTATGCTTGTCTTCTCCCCTGATGGAATGGGCTTTGATGAATATTTTAATATACGAGATGGTCTGAAAGATAAAGATAAGTATCTTTCTTTTGCTATAGGGCTTTCTCCAAAACCGACCCACATCCGATATATGAATTTGAAAAAAGTTGATCTTGAGTCAAAGGCCGGCCCGTCTTTAAACATTGCCTGTCAGATTTGTTCCGGCATGGCAGCAACTGAAAGTTTAAAGATTATTTTAAAAAAAGGAACAATAAAACCTGTGCCGTATTATGTTCAGTATGATCCTTATCTTCAGAAACTACGTAAAGGTCGTCTTTTTATGGGAAATAAAAATCCCTTGCAGATAATAAAGATGTTTATAATAAAAAATATACTTGAAAAAAATAAAAAATTCATGCCACCCAAAATAGATATTCCGCCCATTCCGGAAAACTTTAACAATGGTATCCCGGAAGACATCCTTAAATACATAATAACTGTCGGGATATGGGCGCCTTCTGCAGATAATTGTCAGCCATGGAAATTTGTATGGGATGGTAATGTGCTGTCTCTGCTTAAAGATCCGGAAAAGTGCGGTTTTTTTTATGATGTTAACCAGGAATCAACATACCTGACCTTCGGCGCTTTAATGGAAAACATATCCATTGCCGCATCTCATTTTGGATTAAAAACCCAAATAGAGTTGTTTCCGGCTGGCTATGATTCAGATATCATTATTGATTTAAAATTCGTTGTTGAAAGGATCAGGGAAGATCCTCTTTTTTCTTGTGTTTTGTCAAGATGTGTAAACAGGGAACCTTATGCTAAAAAAGAAATTGATCAAAAAATTTTTACTGCATTAAAAGAGTTGGTCGCTCAAACATCTGAGGCTGAATTAATATGGATCGATAATGCGAAAGATAAAAAAATATTGCAGAAAATCGTGTTTGATGCAGATCGGGTACTGTTTGAAGAAGAAAGACTGCACAACGGTCTGTTTCAATGGTTAAATTTGAGTAAAGGCCATAAAAAAGACGGCATGAATTTAGATGTCCTTGGTTTGAATTACATACAACAATTAATCTTCCCTTTGATGTCTGACTGGAAGAAGATGCAATTTATGAATAAATTTGGTGCAAGCCGCATGGCAGCATTGAATTCCGTCAGACTTCTGAAATCGTCTCCGGCATATGGGTTGATAGCAATAAAAAAAAGGAAGCCTGAAACCTACGTTGCCGGCGGCAGAATCATGGAAAGATTTTGGATCAAGGCAAATTCACTTGGTCTCTCTTTGCAGCCCATGGCCGGGTTTGTCTTTCTTTTAAATCATTTGGCTGCTGATGGGGCGCACCAGTTCAGATCTGATCATCAACAATGGATTCAAACATTTCAAAACAGTTTGAATCAAATTAAAGGCATCAACAAAGGCTTGCATTATCTGATGTTTTTCAGGATGGGAACCTGCGATAAAAATTCCAGAAGAACACAAAGGGAATCTCCTTTATTAAGCATCACCAAATAA
- a CDS encoding outer membrane lipoprotein-sorting protein, which translates to MNKYCFILKILFLAVFIGITGGNLLAAAQKKLTGHWIAQQVFDRDRGKNSISSASMVLVNKKGKKRSRTFTNLRILEDGLEKQLIRFTSPADIEGTGFLTIEKTGDETDQFLYLPALRRTRRIVSSQKSHRFVNSDFTYEDMERHPVDNYTYELKGEKTVENIECHILEIRPKKNIASQYSLTKSLISKTSFVPVFAEYFDQKGKQIKTYKALKLELQQNIWTESIVVMEDLIKNHKTFIKIQHIEYNTDITSKQVSRAALENY; encoded by the coding sequence ATGAATAAATATTGTTTTATATTAAAAATATTGTTTCTTGCCGTCTTCATAGGCATTACGGGGGGTAACCTGCTGGCTGCTGCCCAGAAAAAATTAACAGGCCATTGGATTGCACAACAGGTTTTTGACAGAGACCGTGGTAAAAATTCAATTTCATCTGCTTCTATGGTTTTGGTCAACAAAAAAGGCAAGAAAAGATCACGAACATTTACAAACCTCAGAATTCTGGAAGATGGATTGGAAAAACAGCTCATCAGATTCACCTCTCCTGCAGACATTGAGGGTACGGGCTTTCTCACCATAGAAAAAACCGGGGATGAAACAGATCAATTTTTATATCTCCCAGCATTGAGGCGCACCAGAAGGATTGTATCCTCCCAAAAATCTCACAGGTTTGTAAACAGTGATTTCACGTACGAAGATATGGAAAGACATCCGGTTGATAATTATACTTATGAGCTGAAAGGGGAGAAAACAGTCGAAAACATCGAATGCCATATCCTTGAAATCCGGCCTAAAAAAAATATTGCCTCTCAGTATTCTTTGACGAAAAGTCTCATTTCAAAAACCTCATTTGTGCCGGTTTTTGCAGAATATTTTGACCAAAAAGGCAAACAGATAAAAACCTATAAAGCTCTTAAACTGGAATTACAGCAAAACATCTGGACAGAATCCATCGTTGTGATGGAGGATTTAATTAAAAATCATAAAACCTTTATAAAAATCCAGCATATTGAATATAATACCGATATTACTTCAAAGCAGGTTTCAAGGGCTGCTCTTGAAAACTATTAA
- a CDS encoding PEP-CTERM sorting domain-containing protein — MKLKAILSVFLFVSMCFATSAAALSVSPLIDTTGGSTLFSDNSADYFINVDGSVSGGGTATVTTGDILFTMVGINTIGDTTIGSGTSYNEVTGFTAVKIATASDVDLGPAGPDDSFGTQAIDLFQYTATPLTAADAIYFNWATGQINTDGAGAAEFTFATDGKTTNDGNFLGWVFEDAGRDYNRDGTVQAGIDSAVGGDLRLWLDMSNAGDFLSVIAPFDLGDFGSIPNSTAIDNANIALDATIRDYDWGSLIFGSNITGGNGGFSSPTDSSSWPAFDNLDFTLTASIPEPATLALFGIGLLSIAAVGRRRKG, encoded by the coding sequence ATGAAACTCAAAGCGATTTTATCAGTTTTTTTATTTGTATCAATGTGTTTCGCTACAAGCGCTGCTGCCTTATCGGTTTCTCCCCTGATTGACACCACAGGGGGGAGTACCCTTTTTTCAGACAACAGTGCTGATTATTTTATCAACGTAGATGGTTCGGTCTCGGGGGGTGGTACTGCAACGGTTACCACGGGTGATATCCTTTTTACAATGGTCGGCATAAATACCATTGGTGATACCACCATCGGCAGTGGAACCTCGTATAATGAAGTAACTGGGTTTACCGCAGTTAAAATTGCAACCGCTAGTGATGTTGATTTGGGTCCTGCAGGCCCCGACGACAGCTTTGGAACCCAAGCCATTGATCTGTTTCAATACACTGCAACGCCCCTGACTGCTGCAGATGCTATATACTTCAATTGGGCGACCGGTCAAATCAACACAGATGGCGCTGGCGCTGCTGAATTTACATTTGCGACCGACGGCAAGACCACCAATGATGGGAACTTCCTGGGTTGGGTGTTTGAGGATGCCGGGCGGGATTATAACAGGGATGGCACCGTTCAGGCGGGGATCGATTCAGCAGTAGGTGGAGATCTTCGCCTTTGGCTGGATATGTCAAATGCAGGTGATTTCCTGTCTGTAATAGCACCTTTTGACCTTGGCGATTTCGGAAGCATCCCGAATTCAACCGCAATAGACAATGCAAATATTGCGCTGGATGCGACTATCCGAGACTATGATTGGGGATCGCTTATCTTTGGATCTAACATTACCGGCGGAAATGGCGGTTTTTCATCACCAACTGACAGTTCAAGCTGGCCGGCTTTTGACAATCTTGACTTCACACTTACCGCTAGCATCCCTGAGCCTGCCACATTGGCATTGTTTGGTATCGGCTTGCTTTCAATCGCTGCAGTGGGCCGAAGACGTAAAGGCTAA
- a CDS encoding efflux RND transporter permease subunit, whose amino-acid sequence MPVFYMDKITQHKVFFLILSLLISIPFVVYLPKIKTVDNVDYFTLENDPDIEFYDDIKEIFGNDEFFIIAFKKENIFTYDTLTILKDITDDLEQIEELREVKSLANVNDTIGENDFFIVQKFLEEMSDSREYLDKLKTSALTNPLYVNNLISSDGKTTAIIISVYDKPDDPGYRKRLIGKCEKILDNYKSRTGKIYMAGWTTTNLYLSQYMKKDIATFIPITYLFITLAVFFFFRNIWLTLIAILNISICMGSTMGLFPVFDITLNNVTTIVPPVVMALALCDTVHIFSHLNKDLLVRFGTKEKALAHVLKKVIAPCFLTTLTTAVGFLSLYLSDIPPIKDFALVAACGMIFEFFFSFVFLPPLILILNEKKIFQDKQKEKKIHRILGQISNFVVNNFKLICCFGLFIIMGSIWFSSRIQVETNLLDYFKKNSGVRISSDFVEGNLAGMVTLDISISSAQEDAFKNPDKLKVVEKIQMYINSLEGVDKTLSFVDFIKDMNQSFHNENLKYLSIPDSKALISQYLLMYDSDDINDFVNESFDHAKISVRLSEHSTRIQEMIIKKIDEFINNLKPNGMEIRITGRALQDVNTIDALVKGQIYSLSAAAGIIILIMFFVLRSFSMGTISIIPNLFPILFNFGIMGLFKIPLNTATALIAAVAIGIAVDDTIHFLSEFKRNLSKRKDIKDSVKNSILFKGRAILLSSLILCIGFGVMVFSRFVPTINFGVLSSIIMVTAVIGDILILPSVALLLSGMGVEFYKD is encoded by the coding sequence ATGCCTGTTTTTTATATGGATAAAATTACACAACACAAGGTTTTTTTTTTAATACTTTCACTTTTGATTTCAATCCCCTTTGTTGTGTATCTTCCCAAAATCAAAACAGTAGATAATGTCGATTATTTCACCCTGGAAAATGATCCGGATATCGAGTTTTATGATGATATCAAAGAAATTTTTGGTAACGATGAATTTTTTATTATAGCCTTTAAAAAAGAGAATATCTTTACATATGATACTCTGACGATTTTAAAAGACATCACCGACGACCTTGAGCAGATTGAAGAATTGCGGGAGGTCAAAAGTCTTGCCAATGTTAATGATACAATAGGGGAAAATGATTTTTTTATTGTTCAAAAGTTTCTTGAAGAAATGTCCGATAGCAGAGAGTATCTTGACAAACTAAAAACAAGCGCCCTGACCAATCCTCTGTATGTTAACAATCTTATCTCGTCTGACGGGAAAACAACCGCAATTATTATTTCCGTTTATGACAAGCCTGATGACCCTGGGTATAGAAAAAGGCTTATTGGGAAATGTGAAAAAATTCTTGATAACTACAAGAGCCGAACCGGTAAAATTTATATGGCTGGCTGGACAACAACAAATTTGTATTTAAGCCAGTATATGAAAAAGGATATAGCAACGTTCATACCCATTACATACCTTTTTATCACTCTTGCCGTTTTTTTCTTTTTCCGTAATATATGGCTTACCCTTATTGCAATCCTTAATATATCAATATGCATGGGGTCCACTATGGGGTTGTTTCCTGTTTTTGATATAACCCTGAATAATGTCACAACAATAGTCCCGCCAGTTGTCATGGCGTTGGCCCTTTGTGATACGGTACATATTTTTTCCCATTTAAACAAAGATCTTTTGGTGAGGTTTGGAACAAAAGAAAAAGCCCTGGCCCATGTTTTGAAAAAAGTTATTGCGCCCTGTTTTTTAACAACTCTTACAACGGCCGTTGGATTTCTTTCATTATACTTAAGTGACATTCCGCCCATAAAGGATTTTGCACTTGTTGCAGCTTGCGGAATGATTTTTGAGTTTTTCTTTTCTTTTGTGTTTCTACCGCCGCTTATTCTTATTTTAAATGAAAAGAAAATATTCCAGGATAAACAAAAGGAGAAAAAAATACACAGGATTCTTGGGCAAATATCAAACTTTGTTGTCAATAATTTTAAACTGATTTGTTGTTTCGGGCTTTTTATCATTATGGGATCAATTTGGTTTTCTTCCAGGATCCAGGTTGAAACTAATCTTCTTGATTATTTTAAAAAAAACAGTGGGGTCCGAATATCTTCTGATTTTGTTGAAGGCAACCTGGCAGGTATGGTGACGTTGGACATTTCCATCAGTTCTGCTCAGGAAGATGCTTTTAAAAATCCTGATAAATTAAAAGTTGTTGAGAAGATTCAGATGTACATCAATAGTCTTGAAGGAGTTGACAAAACCCTTTCCTTTGTTGATTTCATAAAGGATATGAATCAATCCTTCCATAATGAAAATTTGAAATATTTGAGTATTCCAGACTCAAAAGCGCTGATCTCTCAATATCTTCTCATGTATGACTCGGATGATATCAATGATTTTGTAAATGAATCATTTGATCATGCTAAGATTTCTGTAAGATTGTCAGAGCATTCAACCAGAATCCAGGAGATGATCATTAAGAAAATTGACGAATTTATCAATAATCTTAAACCCAATGGCATGGAAATTCGAATCACGGGAAGGGCTCTACAGGACGTAAATACCATTGATGCACTTGTAAAAGGTCAGATCTACAGCCTTTCCGCTGCCGCCGGAATTATTATTCTCATCATGTTTTTTGTTTTGAGATCCTTTTCAATGGGAACAATCAGCATCATCCCTAATCTTTTTCCAATTTTGTTTAATTTCGGGATCATGGGACTGTTTAAAATTCCCTTGAACACGGCCACAGCTTTGATCGCAGCTGTTGCCATTGGTATTGCCGTGGATGATACCATTCATTTCCTTTCCGAGTTTAAGCGCAATCTTTCAAAGAGGAAAGATATCAAAGACTCAGTAAAAAATTCAATTTTGTTTAAAGGCAGGGCAATTCTTCTTTCTTCCCTGATTTTATGCATAGGCTTCGGAGTGATGGTATTCAGCCGGTTTGTACCCACAATCAATTTCGGGGTTCTCAGCTCAATTATTATGGTAACAGCAGTTATTGGTGATATTCTGATTCTTCCTTCTGTGGCACTCCTTTTGTCTGGTATGGGAGTTGAGTTTTATAAAGATTAA